A genome region from Coprococcus phoceensis includes the following:
- a CDS encoding VanZ family protein: MTRQDGKRMLLFILLIFWMGLIFFFSAKPAVQSAKMSTSVGKMIGRVVVPEFEEWSDTKQDAFAKKIDFAVRKSAHACEYAALSVLFFVNYKKKSRKIKQIVGMSALSTALYAVTDEIHQLFVPGRSGQITDVILDSCGGLIGAVLSAIILYLIRKRKKDGS, encoded by the coding sequence ATGACAAGGCAAGACGGAAAGAGGATGCTGCTTTTTATCCTGCTCATTTTCTGGATGGGACTGATTTTCTTTTTTTCAGCGAAACCAGCGGTACAGTCTGCAAAGATGAGCACCTCGGTAGGAAAAATGATCGGGAGAGTGGTGGTACCGGAATTTGAAGAGTGGAGCGACACGAAACAAGATGCATTTGCAAAGAAGATCGATTTTGCAGTGAGAAAAAGTGCCCATGCATGTGAATATGCAGCGCTTAGTGTATTGTTTTTTGTGAACTATAAAAAGAAGAGCAGAAAGATAAAACAGATAGTGGGAATGAGTGCGCTAAGTACTGCTCTGTATGCAGTGACAGATGAGATTCATCAGTTATTTGTGCCGGGAAGGAGCGGGCAGATTACAGATGTGATCTTAGACAGCTGCGGTGGATTGATCGGAGCGGTTCTGTCGGCAATCATATTATACCTGATAAGAAAGAGGAAAAAAGATGGAAGTTAG
- the cmk gene encoding (d)CMP kinase, producing the protein MGYNIAIDGPAGAGKSTIAKRVAKELGYVYVDTGAMYRALAIYFLNQGLGTDDTEKIAEACKHAEVTLQYENGVQQVYLNGENVTGFLREEAVGNMASVTSAIPEVRAQLLELQREMARTKDVVMDGRDIGTNVLPNAEVKVYLTASVQTRANRRYLELSDKGQECSLEDIARDIEERDTRDMNRETAPLRQAEDAVLIDSSDMSIDEVVEAIKNLCK; encoded by the coding sequence ATGGGATATAATATAGCAATTGACGGACCAGCTGGTGCGGGAAAAAGTACAATAGCAAAAAGAGTGGCGAAAGAGTTGGGATATGTATATGTAGATACCGGGGCAATGTACCGGGCGCTTGCAATCTATTTTCTCAATCAGGGGCTTGGCACAGATGACACAGAAAAGATTGCGGAAGCATGCAAGCATGCGGAAGTGACTCTGCAGTATGAGAACGGCGTACAGCAGGTGTATTTGAATGGTGAGAATGTGACTGGTTTTCTGCGGGAAGAAGCTGTCGGAAATATGGCTTCCGTCACATCGGCAATTCCGGAAGTACGGGCACAACTTTTAGAATTACAAAGAGAGATGGCAAGAACAAAAGATGTTGTCATGGACGGAAGGGATATCGGTACAAATGTGCTGCCGAATGCAGAGGTCAAAGTATACTTGACTGCAAGCGTGCAGACAAGGGCGAACAGAAGATATCTGGAGCTGTCAGACAAAGGACAGGAGTGTAGCCTTGAAGATATTGCTCGTGATATCGAAGAACGAGATACAAGAGATATGAACCGCGAAACTGCTCCATTGAGACAGGCGGAAGATGCTGTGTTGATCGACAGTTCCGATATGAGTATTGATGAAGTGGTAGAAGCAATCAAAAATCTTTGCAAATAG
- a CDS encoding BaiN/RdsA family NAD(P)/FAD-dependent oxidoreductase: MSKVLVIGGGAAGMFAAIFAAYNGNEVHIFEKNEKLGKKLFITGKGRCNITNASDMDTLFASVVTNPKFLYSSFYGYDNQNVIEFFERIGVRTKVERGNRVFPVSDHSSDVIGALTKELHQLGVSIHLHTEVKRVVGEGRFEYLETKDGKKITGDACIVATGGFSYQTTGSTGDGYRFAEETGHQVTDIMPALVPLELKETYVKELQGLSLRNVTAAIYDGKKKLYEDFGEMLFTHYGVSGPLMLSASSYIGKQLKRSELKLVIDLKPALSFEQLDQRVLRDFEENKNKQFKNAVTKLFPGKLLPVMLKLSGIDVEKKVNLISKEERHQFVHLMKNFTWTITRLRDFNEAIITKGGVKVKEINPSTMESKLVSGLYFVGEVLDLDALTGGFNLQIAWSTAYAAGSSIF, from the coding sequence ATGAGTAAAGTACTTGTGATAGGAGGCGGTGCGGCAGGAATGTTTGCCGCAATTTTTGCCGCTTATAATGGAAATGAAGTTCATATTTTTGAAAAGAACGAAAAACTTGGAAAGAAGCTGTTTATCACAGGAAAAGGGCGCTGTAATATTACAAATGCAAGTGATATGGATACTTTGTTTGCCTCTGTGGTGACAAACCCTAAATTTTTATACAGTAGTTTTTACGGTTATGACAATCAGAATGTGATTGAATTTTTTGAAAGAATCGGTGTGAGAACAAAGGTTGAGCGTGGGAATAGAGTGTTTCCGGTGTCAGATCACTCGTCGGATGTCATCGGCGCATTGACAAAAGAATTACATCAGCTTGGCGTTTCGATTCATCTGCATACAGAAGTGAAAAGGGTTGTCGGCGAGGGCCGATTTGAATACTTGGAAACGAAGGATGGGAAAAAGATTACGGGAGACGCATGTATTGTTGCGACAGGTGGATTTTCTTATCAGACGACCGGATCGACGGGAGACGGATATCGTTTTGCAGAAGAAACAGGACATCAAGTTACTGATATTATGCCGGCGCTTGTCCCGTTGGAGCTTAAAGAAACCTACGTAAAAGAACTTCAGGGGTTGTCGCTTCGGAATGTGACTGCAGCGATATATGATGGAAAGAAAAAGTTGTATGAAGATTTTGGTGAGATGCTGTTTACGCATTATGGAGTGAGCGGACCTTTGATGCTCAGCGCGAGCAGTTATATCGGAAAACAGTTGAAAAGAAGTGAACTGAAATTGGTTATTGATTTGAAGCCGGCATTGTCTTTTGAACAGCTGGACCAAAGAGTGCTCAGAGACTTTGAAGAGAATAAGAATAAGCAGTTTAAAAATGCTGTTACCAAGCTGTTTCCGGGAAAACTGCTCCCGGTGATGCTTAAGTTAAGCGGTATTGATGTTGAAAAAAAGGTGAATCTGATCTCGAAAGAAGAGCGTCACCAATTTGTGCATTTGATGAAAAATTTTACGTGGACTATCACAAGGCTGAGAGATTTCAACGAAGCGATCATCACAAAGGGCGGAGTGAAGGTGAAAGAGATCAATCCTTCTACAATGGAGTCAAAACTGGTGAGCGGACTTTATTTTGTGGGGGAAGTATTGGATCTGGATGCGCTGACAGGTGGATTTAATTTACAGATTGCATGGTCGACAGCGTATGCAGCGGGAAGCAGCATTTTTTAA
- a CDS encoding MurR/RpiR family transcriptional regulator — translation MNNKNANELLNKIDKNYEQMSKGQKLLADYILKNYDKAVFLTAAKLGKVVGVSESTVVRFATQLGYQGYPGFQKALEELVRNKLNSIQRMEVTYGRISQSEILASVLQSDIEKIKLTLANMDQNAFELAVDTILNAKRIYVVGIRSCAPLANFLSFYLNLIFDNVTSVHTNSSSEIFEQLIRIGAEDVIIGISFPRYSMRTLKALEFASNRKAKVITLTDSVHSPMTLYSSCNLIARSDMASIVDSLVAPLSVVNALVVALCMKKQKDVIATLETLEQIWDEYQVYSSDELNQVDDSVSLNFKENEET, via the coding sequence GTGAATAATAAAAACGCAAATGAATTGTTAAATAAAATAGATAAAAATTATGAACAGATGAGTAAAGGACAAAAACTGCTGGCAGATTATATTTTGAAAAATTATGACAAAGCAGTATTTCTTACCGCAGCAAAACTTGGGAAAGTGGTGGGGGTCAGTGAGTCTACTGTTGTCAGATTTGCAACGCAGTTGGGGTATCAAGGGTATCCGGGATTTCAGAAAGCACTAGAAGAGCTTGTGCGGAATAAATTAAATTCGATTCAGCGCATGGAAGTGACGTATGGTCGGATCAGTCAGTCGGAAATTTTGGCATCGGTTCTTCAGTCGGATATTGAAAAAATCAAGCTTACACTTGCCAATATGGATCAGAATGCATTTGAGCTTGCCGTGGACACTATTTTGAATGCAAAACGTATATATGTGGTGGGAATTCGAAGTTGTGCACCGCTGGCTAATTTTCTGAGTTTTTATCTGAATTTGATTTTCGATAATGTGACATCGGTTCACACAAACAGCTCAAGCGAGATTTTTGAACAGCTTATACGGATCGGGGCGGAGGATGTGATTATCGGCATCAGTTTTCCGCGATATTCAATGCGTACGTTGAAGGCGCTGGAATTTGCGAGCAACCGGAAAGCAAAGGTGATCACACTGACAGACAGTGTACATTCTCCAATGACATTATATTCATCCTGCAATCTGATTGCGAGAAGCGATATGGCATCTATTGTAGATTCGCTGGTTGCTCCGTTAAGTGTTGTGAACGCACTTGTGGTGGCATTATGCATGAAAAAACAGAAAGACGTCATTGCCACCCTTGAGACACTGGAACAAATCTGGGATGAATATCAGGTATACAGCAGCGATGAATTGAATCAGGTAGACGATTCGGTGTCGCTTAATTTTAAAGAAAATGAGGAAACGTAG
- a CDS encoding DUF1667 domain-containing protein, producing the protein MEKRELICIGCPLGCMISVELEGKEVKNVTGNTCPRGKVYAEKEVTNPMRIVTSSVRVSGGDKVSVSVKTKSDIPKGKIFDVVRDLKDVVAKAPIKIGDILVKDVAETGVDIVATANVNQK; encoded by the coding sequence ATGGAAAAAAGAGAATTGATTTGTATCGGATGTCCTTTGGGATGTATGATTTCGGTGGAATTGGAAGGAAAAGAGGTAAAAAATGTGACAGGAAATACTTGCCCAAGAGGAAAGGTGTATGCGGAGAAAGAAGTAACGAATCCTATGCGGATTGTGACAAGCAGTGTGCGGGTAAGCGGAGGGGATAAAGTGTCGGTCTCCGTAAAAACAAAAAGCGATATTCCAAAGGGGAAAATTTTTGATGTGGTGCGGGACTTGAAAGATGTTGTGGCGAAAGCACCGATAAAAATCGGAGACATATTAGTGAAAGATGTAGCTGAAACAGGGGTAGACATTGTTGCAACTGCAAATGTGAATCAGAAATAG
- a CDS encoding NAD(P)/FAD-dependent oxidoreductase translates to MKSYDIVIVGGGPAGLAAAASAKEHGIDSILILERDKELGGILNQCIHNGFGLHTFKEELTGPEYAGRFIEKVEELGITYELNTMVMDISKDKVVTAMNREEGLFEIQAKAIILAMGCRERPRGALNIPGYRPAGIFSAGTAQRLVNMEGYLPGREVVILGSGDIGLIMARRMTLEGAHVKVVAELMPYSGGLKRNIVQCLDDYGIPLKLSHTVIDIDGKERVKGVTLAQVDEKGKPIKGTEEYIPCDTLLLSVGLIPENELSRGLDIDMERVTSGPVVNESLETSMEGVFACGNVLHVHDLVDFVSEEAAMAGKNAVKYIKGELAAADKKIDLVPEDGVRYTVPKYIRPENMDEKLTVRFRVGGVFKNCYISTYFDGERIMRRKRPVVAPGEMEEIKLTKEQLSQYPDLKKITIKVEKE, encoded by the coding sequence ATGAAATCATATGATATTGTGATTGTAGGAGGAGGACCGGCAGGACTTGCTGCTGCGGCTTCTGCAAAGGAACACGGAATTGACAGCATCTTAATTTTAGAAAGAGACAAGGAACTTGGTGGTATTTTAAATCAGTGTATTCATAACGGATTTGGACTTCATACATTTAAAGAAGAGTTAACAGGACCTGAGTATGCAGGAAGATTCATAGAAAAAGTGGAAGAACTTGGAATTACATATGAACTTAATACGATGGTGATGGATATTTCAAAAGATAAGGTTGTCACAGCGATGAACCGAGAGGAAGGGCTGTTTGAGATTCAGGCAAAAGCAATTATTTTGGCAATGGGATGCCGCGAACGTCCTCGAGGTGCGCTAAATATTCCGGGGTATCGTCCGGCTGGAATTTTTTCTGCAGGAACGGCGCAAAGACTAGTTAATATGGAAGGATATTTGCCGGGAAGAGAAGTTGTGATATTGGGCTCCGGCGATATTGGACTTATTATGGCAAGAAGAATGACGCTGGAAGGGGCTCATGTGAAAGTGGTTGCAGAGTTAATGCCATATTCCGGCGGGCTGAAAAGAAATATTGTGCAATGTCTGGATGATTATGGAATTCCTTTGAAATTAAGCCATACGGTTATTGATATTGACGGAAAAGAGAGAGTCAAAGGTGTCACACTTGCTCAGGTAGATGAAAAAGGCAAACCGATCAAAGGGACAGAAGAATATATTCCATGTGATACATTGTTGCTGTCAGTTGGACTTATCCCGGAAAATGAACTTTCAAGAGGACTTGATATCGATATGGAACGAGTGACTTCCGGACCGGTAGTAAACGAGAGCCTTGAGACAAGTATGGAAGGTGTTTTTGCATGCGGAAATGTACTTCATGTACATGATCTTGTCGACTTCGTGTCAGAAGAGGCTGCTATGGCAGGGAAAAACGCAGTGAAATACATCAAGGGCGAGCTGGCAGCCGCTGACAAGAAAATTGATCTTGTACCGGAAGATGGTGTTCGATATACAGTTCCGAAATATATCCGTCCGGAAAATATGGATGAGAAACTGACGGTTCGTTTTCGTGTCGGAGGCGTGTTCAAAAATTGTTATATCAGTACATATTTTGATGGGGAACGTATTATGAGAAGAAAACGTCCGGTTGTAGCGCCTGGTGAAATGGAAGAGATCAAACTTACAAAAGAGCAGTTGAGCCAATATCCGGATCTGAAGAAAATAACCATAAAGGTTGAAAAGGAGTAG
- a CDS encoding NAD(P)/FAD-dependent oxidoreductase gives MYDVMIVGAGVVGCAIARELSKYQVNACVIEKDEDVCNGTSKANSAIAHAGFDAKPGTLKAKLNVEGNLMMEQLSKELDFPFKQTGAFVVCVREEDKPKLQELLDKGVKNGVKGLRILNKEEAHEMEPNLTDQVVATLYAPTSGIVCPFNMTIAFAENAVENGVEFKLNTSVENISKTENGYLVETSKGTFETKAVVNAAGVYADEIHNMVSEDKLKIVARRGDYCLLDKTAGNHVSRTIFPLPNELGKGVLVSPTVHGNLIVGPTAMDVEDKEANNVRQEGIDFLMEKAGESVANLPMRQVITSFAGLRARESKGDFTIGEARDAKNFFDAAGIESPGLTSAPAIGVMVATMVKDALQLPVNEKFVAQRKGVLNPQTLSKEERAALIKENPTYGNIICRCETVTEGEIIDAIQRPLGARSLDGVKRRTRAGMGRCQSGFCSPKTMEILSRELGIDMAEVTKSGGESKIIVGINKDHL, from the coding sequence ATGTATGATGTTATGATTGTAGGTGCAGGTGTTGTAGGCTGCGCAATTGCAAGAGAATTATCAAAGTATCAGGTGAATGCCTGTGTGATTGAAAAGGATGAAGATGTATGTAACGGAACATCGAAGGCGAACAGTGCGATTGCGCATGCCGGATTTGATGCAAAGCCGGGAACACTGAAGGCGAAGCTGAATGTGGAAGGAAATCTAATGATGGAACAATTGTCAAAAGAATTAGATTTTCCGTTTAAACAAACAGGAGCGTTTGTTGTCTGCGTGCGTGAGGAGGATAAACCAAAGTTACAGGAACTGCTTGACAAGGGTGTCAAAAATGGCGTGAAAGGGCTTCGTATCCTAAATAAAGAAGAAGCGCATGAGATGGAACCAAATCTTACAGATCAGGTTGTTGCTACACTCTATGCACCGACATCCGGAATTGTATGTCCGTTTAATATGACGATCGCCTTTGCGGAAAATGCAGTTGAAAATGGCGTGGAATTTAAACTGAACACAAGTGTAGAGAACATTAGTAAGACGGAGAACGGTTATCTTGTCGAGACGTCGAAAGGAACATTTGAGACAAAAGCGGTTGTGAATGCTGCTGGTGTCTATGCTGATGAAATTCATAATATGGTATCCGAAGATAAGCTGAAAATCGTGGCAAGACGAGGGGATTACTGCCTGTTAGATAAGACGGCGGGAAATCATGTAAGCAGGACAATTTTTCCATTGCCAAATGAATTGGGAAAGGGAGTATTGGTATCTCCGACAGTACATGGTAATCTGATTGTAGGACCGACAGCTATGGATGTAGAAGACAAAGAAGCAAACAATGTGAGACAGGAAGGAATTGATTTCCTGATGGAAAAAGCAGGAGAATCTGTTGCAAATCTTCCGATGCGCCAGGTGATCACTTCTTTTGCAGGATTGAGAGCTCGCGAGAGTAAAGGAGACTTTACAATCGGAGAGGCAAGGGATGCGAAAAACTTCTTTGATGCAGCAGGAATTGAATCACCGGGACTTACAAGTGCTCCTGCAATTGGAGTGATGGTTGCAACTATGGTGAAAGATGCACTGCAGCTTCCGGTAAATGAAAAATTCGTGGCACAGAGAAAAGGTGTCTTGAATCCGCAGACACTTTCGAAGGAAGAACGGGCGGCATTGATTAAAGAAAATCCAACATACGGAAACATTATCTGCAGATGTGAAACGGTGACAGAAGGAGAAATTATTGACGCAATTCAGCGTCCTTTGGGAGCACGTTCATTAGATGGTGTGAAACGTCGGACAAGAGCAGGAATGGGACGTTGCCAGTCGGGCTTTTGCTCACCGAAAACGATGGAAATTCTTTCGCGCGAACTTGGAATTGATATGGCGGAAGTGACAAAATCAGGCGGCGAATCAAAAATTATCGTAGGAATCAATAAAGATCATCTGTAG
- a CDS encoding MIP/aquaporin family protein, giving the protein MLPYIAEFLGTMMLILLGDGVVANVTLNKSGMKGAGSIQITFAWGLAVMIPAYIFGAASGASFNPALTLALAIDGSFDWALVPGYIIAQFAGAFVGACLVYILFKEQFDATPEPAAKLGAFSTSPSVPNLPLNILSEAIGTFVLVFAIKGIANVDGIAGGLDKFLVFGIIVSVGMSLGGLTGYAINPARDIGPRLAHAILPIKGKGSSNWGYAIVPLVGPIIGAIVAVLLYGAIPW; this is encoded by the coding sequence ATGTTACCATATATAGCTGAATTTTTAGGAACAATGATGCTGATCTTACTTGGAGATGGTGTTGTAGCCAATGTAACATTGAATAAATCCGGAATGAAAGGTGCGGGTTCGATTCAGATCACATTTGCCTGGGGTCTTGCAGTTATGATACCAGCTTATATTTTTGGAGCGGCTTCCGGTGCATCTTTTAATCCGGCGCTCACGCTGGCACTGGCGATTGATGGAAGCTTTGACTGGGCATTGGTACCAGGATATATTATTGCTCAGTTTGCAGGTGCGTTTGTAGGCGCCTGTCTGGTATATATTTTATTCAAAGAACAGTTCGATGCGACACCGGAACCTGCTGCAAAATTAGGAGCATTTTCTACAAGTCCATCAGTTCCGAATCTTCCACTAAATATTTTGAGCGAAGCAATCGGAACATTCGTATTAGTGTTTGCTATCAAAGGAATCGCAAACGTGGATGGAATTGCAGGTGGATTGGATAAATTCTTAGTATTTGGAATTATTGTATCAGTTGGTATGTCACTAGGTGGGCTTACAGGATATGCCATCAATCCGGCACGTGATATCGGACCTCGTTTGGCACACGCTATACTGCCGATTAAAGGAAAAGGATCTTCTAATTGGGGATATGCAATTGTTCCATTGGTAGGACCGATTATCGGTGCGATTGTGGCAGTGCTTTTGTATGGAGCAATTCCATGGTAA
- the glpK gene encoding glycerol kinase GlpK: MAKYVMALDAGTTSNRCILFNEKGEMCSVAQREFTQYFPQPGWVEHDADEIWASQLGVAVEAMNMIGATAEEIAAIGITNQRETAIVWDKNTGEPVYHAIVWQCRRTSEYCDSLKEKGLTEKFREKTGLVIDAYFSATKVKWILDNVPGARERAEKGELLFGTVETWLIWKLTKGAVHVTDYSNASRTMLFNINTLEWDDEILAELDIPKSMLPEAKPSSCIYGEADPSFLGGPIPIAGAAGDQQAALFGQTCFTAGEAKNTYGTGCFLLMNTGEKPVFSKNGLVTTIAWGLDGKVNYALEGSIFVAGAAVQWLRDEMRIIDSSPDSEYMAKKVKDTNGCYVVPAFTGLGAPHWDQYARGTIVGITRGVNKYHIIRATLESLAYQVNDVLDAMKADSGISLAALKVDGGASANDFLMQTQADIIDAPVNRPQCVETTAMGAAYLAGLAVGYWANKEDVIKNWAIDKTFKPSITEEDRMARIKGWNKAVKYAYGWAKED, translated from the coding sequence ATGGCAAAATATGTAATGGCACTAGATGCAGGAACAACGAGCAACAGATGTATTTTATTTAATGAAAAAGGCGAGATGTGCAGCGTGGCACAACGGGAATTCACGCAGTATTTTCCACAACCTGGATGGGTGGAACATGATGCAGATGAGATTTGGGCAAGCCAGCTTGGCGTAGCTGTGGAAGCAATGAATATGATCGGGGCAACCGCAGAGGAGATCGCAGCAATTGGTATCACAAATCAGAGAGAGACAGCGATTGTGTGGGATAAGAACACAGGGGAACCGGTATATCACGCAATAGTATGGCAGTGTAGAAGAACTTCTGAATATTGCGACTCTTTGAAGGAGAAAGGGCTGACAGAAAAATTCAGAGAAAAGACAGGACTTGTCATCGATGCTTATTTTTCAGCGACAAAGGTAAAATGGATCTTAGATAATGTACCGGGAGCAAGAGAACGGGCGGAAAAAGGAGAGTTATTGTTCGGTACAGTTGAGACATGGCTGATTTGGAAATTGACGAAAGGCGCTGTGCACGTAACAGATTATTCAAATGCGTCACGCACAATGCTCTTTAATATCAACACACTTGAATGGGATGATGAGATTTTAGCAGAATTGGATATTCCAAAATCAATGCTTCCGGAAGCTAAACCTTCAAGTTGTATTTATGGAGAAGCAGATCCATCATTTTTAGGAGGACCAATTCCAATTGCGGGTGCTGCGGGCGACCAGCAGGCTGCTTTGTTCGGACAGACATGTTTTACTGCGGGAGAAGCAAAAAATACATATGGTACGGGATGTTTCTTATTGATGAACACAGGCGAGAAACCTGTTTTTTCAAAGAATGGTCTTGTAACAACAATTGCATGGGGATTAGACGGAAAAGTTAACTATGCGTTGGAAGGTTCGATTTTTGTGGCAGGTGCGGCTGTACAATGGCTTCGTGATGAGATGCGAATCATCGATTCTTCACCGGACTCTGAATATATGGCGAAAAAAGTAAAAGACACAAATGGATGTTACGTAGTACCGGCATTTACTGGTTTGGGAGCTCCGCACTGGGATCAATATGCAAGAGGAACTATTGTAGGAATTACACGTGGTGTTAATAAGTATCATATTATCCGTGCTACTTTGGAATCATTGGCATATCAGGTAAATGATGTTTTAGATGCGATGAAAGCAGATTCGGGAATTTCACTTGCAGCGTTAAAAGTAGATGGAGGAGCAAGCGCAAATGATTTCTTGATGCAGACACAGGCTGATATTATTGATGCGCCGGTTAATCGTCCGCAATGTGTAGAGACAACTGCTATGGGAGCTGCTTATCTTGCAGGTTTGGCAGTTGGATATTGGGCAAACAAAGAGGATGTAATAAAGAACTGGGCGATTGATAAGACGTTCAAACCATCTATTACGGAAGAAGACCGTATGGCTAGAATCAAAGGCTGGAATAAGGCTGTAAAATATGCTTACGGATGGGCAAAAGAAGATTAA
- a CDS encoding TetR family transcriptional regulator, translating into MSKTKWKLAEALKKLMKEKSLHKITIQDIVEESGLTRQSFYYHFHDICEIIEWICKNTLLEKCDVEEKTPDCWIYTLFENAHADRNFYRKVIQEFGRELLEKAVITDVEERMKRMLSVYKIEENEVLTFLTTSLLNYVIIVAETYDDKIGHEQIEHILLFLKNGMQEYCHNQNNVQCA; encoded by the coding sequence ATGTCAAAAACAAAATGGAAGCTTGCAGAGGCATTAAAGAAACTGATGAAAGAGAAAAGCCTTCATAAAATTACGATTCAAGATATTGTGGAAGAAAGTGGACTGACAAGACAGTCGTTCTATTATCATTTTCATGATATTTGTGAAATTATTGAATGGATTTGTAAAAACACTCTTTTAGAAAAGTGTGATGTGGAAGAAAAAACGCCGGATTGTTGGATCTATACACTTTTTGAAAATGCACATGCAGACAGAAATTTTTACAGGAAAGTGATTCAGGAATTTGGTCGGGAATTGTTGGAAAAAGCAGTTATAACTGATGTGGAAGAGCGCATGAAAAGAATGCTCTCTGTTTATAAAATAGAAGAAAATGAAGTGCTCACTTTTCTGACGACATCTCTTTTGAATTATGTGATCATAGTAGCGGAAACGTATGATGATAAGATTGGTCATGAGCAGATCGAACATATTCTTCTGTTTTTGAAAAATGGGATGCAGGAATATTGTCACAATCAGAATAATGTGCAATGTGCATAA
- a CDS encoding thioredoxin family protein has translation MDQMKKISGQSRLVSEELKQQIAPLFQKMRRTVVLHAVLDFEDEKSLELGSFLKAIASVNEQVQVHFWGKNENEVIFQELHGEHLPVVGIYDESGVYSGACFHGVPGGKEINSFLASICNAGGDGQKLERKTKKEIEKIDFSVAIKIFVSLSCHHCPHVVAACQKIAMESDYVTADMYDAKLYSDLIEKYKIGRVPMTVINDEIVVMGQKTIDEIVKSLTTM, from the coding sequence ATGGATCAGATGAAAAAAATTTCGGGACAGAGTAGATTGGTATCAGAAGAATTAAAACAACAGATTGCTCCTTTGTTTCAAAAGATGAGACGAACTGTCGTTTTGCATGCAGTTTTAGACTTCGAAGATGAAAAGAGTCTGGAACTTGGTTCCTTTTTAAAAGCAATTGCCTCTGTGAATGAACAAGTACAGGTGCATTTTTGGGGAAAGAATGAGAATGAAGTTATTTTCCAAGAACTTCATGGAGAACATTTGCCGGTTGTTGGAATTTATGATGAATCGGGAGTATATTCGGGAGCGTGTTTTCATGGAGTGCCGGGAGGAAAAGAGATCAATTCTTTTTTGGCGTCAATTTGTAATGCAGGAGGTGACGGACAGAAACTAGAACGAAAAACAAAAAAAGAAATTGAGAAAATTGATTTTTCGGTTGCAATCAAAATTTTTGTATCCTTATCCTGCCATCACTGCCCACATGTAGTGGCTGCATGCCAAAAGATTGCGATGGAAAGCGACTATGTCACAGCGGACATGTATGATGCAAAATTGTATTCGGATCTCATTGAAAAGTATAAGATTGGGCGTGTTCCAATGACCGTTATCAATGATGAAATTGTCGTGATGGGGCAGAAAACAATTGATGAAATTGTGAAAAGTTTGACAACTATGTAA
- the ahpC gene encoding alkyl hydroperoxide reductase subunit C: MRSLINEEVKAFKVQAYHNGAFEEITREDILGHWSVFFFYPADFTFVCPTELGDLQDFYEAFQECGCEIYSVSMDTHFVHKAWADASDTIKKIEYPMLADPTGELAKFFGVRLKEKGQALRGTFIINPDGKIKAYEVHDLGIGRNAEELLRKVQAAQYVEEHGEQVCPANWKPGEETLMPSLDLVGML, from the coding sequence ATGCGAAGTTTGATTAATGAAGAAGTAAAAGCGTTCAAAGTACAGGCTTATCACAACGGGGCATTTGAAGAAATTACCAGGGAAGATATACTTGGGCATTGGTCTGTATTTTTCTTTTATCCGGCAGATTTTACATTTGTATGTCCTACGGAGCTTGGCGATTTACAAGATTTTTATGAAGCATTTCAAGAGTGTGGCTGTGAGATTTATTCCGTATCCATGGATACACATTTTGTGCATAAGGCATGGGCAGACGCATCGGACACGATTAAAAAAATTGAATATCCGATGTTGGCTGATCCGACAGGAGAGCTTGCAAAATTTTTTGGCGTCAGACTCAAGGAAAAAGGTCAGGCACTGAGAGGAACTTTTATTATAAATCCGGATGGAAAAATCAAAGCATATGAAGTACATGATCTTGGAATTGGAAGAAATGCAGAAGAACTTCTCAGAAAAGTTCAGGCAGCTCAATATGTAGAAGAGCACGGAGAACAGGTGTGCCCTGCAAACTGGAAACCGGGAGAAGAAACTTTAATGCCGAGTTTGGATTTGGTTGGAATGCTGTAA